One Candidatus Binatia bacterium genomic region harbors:
- a CDS encoding right-handed parallel beta-helix repeat-containing protein produces MTARCHQTLSWTSVLLIPILLLLANPSFAGRMAQAECGGEIPCACGDRVVENYTMTEDLGPCTRDPANPSAELIGLRINSDVTLDCAGYSITGPQDRAKEAFGIKVGSATRPSENSTVRNCTVRGFWWGIYVANSNDILLESNIAEDNGWFDPDANGTGYGVDIANSLRVTMRDNLVQNNGNEGLHLTASTNSLIENNTFIDNGFEQVYIIGADRNEIRGNHSTGGRQGLEMRDSDENSFSHNFWGEAEKHWLENDNDNNTFDYDQFVGTLRISDHSSNNTFENCRFLKVTGDCVWNQAADNTLVRPFFEACKRDVFATEPIRIEQSATANRTLRKKSVTQTLPGCTADFNGDTIVDQLDRNLLENALGSTPTDSNWVSAADFDHDQIISAIDQGVLEAQFGACSALQNPVPKVALQKKILNKGTESYTVMIDATRSGDNEDALVHIDFYAIDLIRDEMVFQARRPPGAEATVTYEFPRGKYMLYATAFDRFGANSQPKKRGLIVR; encoded by the coding sequence ATGACTGCTCGATGTCACCAAACTCTGTCATGGACCAGCGTCCTTTTGATTCCGATCCTCCTGCTGCTCGCGAATCCGTCCTTTGCCGGGCGGATGGCTCAAGCCGAGTGCGGGGGCGAGATCCCATGCGCCTGCGGGGATCGTGTGGTCGAGAACTACACCATGACCGAGGATCTGGGCCCTTGCACCCGTGACCCTGCCAACCCCTCGGCCGAATTGATCGGCCTGCGGATCAATTCGGATGTGACGCTCGATTGTGCCGGTTACTCGATCACCGGACCTCAGGACAGGGCCAAGGAAGCTTTCGGCATCAAGGTTGGCTCAGCCACGAGGCCCAGCGAGAACTCCACCGTTCGCAATTGCACCGTGCGCGGTTTCTGGTGGGGGATCTACGTGGCGAATTCGAACGATATTCTCCTCGAAAGCAATATTGCCGAGGATAATGGTTGGTTCGATCCCGACGCCAACGGAACTGGCTACGGGGTCGATATCGCCAACTCCCTGCGAGTCACCATGCGGGACAACCTGGTCCAGAACAATGGGAACGAAGGGCTCCACCTCACCGCATCCACCAACAGCCTCATCGAAAACAACACCTTCATCGACAACGGATTTGAACAGGTCTACATCATCGGTGCCGATCGCAACGAGATCCGGGGCAACCATAGCACCGGCGGGCGCCAAGGGTTGGAGATGCGCGATTCGGACGAAAATTCCTTCAGCCATAATTTCTGGGGCGAGGCTGAAAAGCATTGGCTGGAAAACGACAACGATAATAATACATTCGACTATGACCAGTTCGTGGGCACCCTTCGCATCAGCGACCATTCGAGCAACAATACTTTCGAGAATTGTCGCTTTCTGAAAGTGACCGGCGATTGCGTCTGGAACCAGGCAGCCGATAACACTCTGGTGCGCCCCTTTTTCGAGGCTTGCAAGAGGGACGTCTTCGCCACCGAACCCATCCGCATCGAGCAATCCGCCACAGCCAACCGCACGCTCCGCAAAAAGTCTGTGACCCAGACGCTTCCCGGGTGCACCGCTGACTTCAACGGGGACACGATCGTCGATCAGCTGGACCGTAACCTCCTCGAGAATGCCCTCGGCAGCACGCCGACAGACTCGAATTGGGTATCGGCGGCCGACTTCGACCACGACCAGATTATCAGCGCGATCGACCAGGGGGTTCTGGAAGCTCAATTCGGCGCCTGCAGCGCCCTGCAAAACCCGGTGCCAAAAGTCGCTCTGCAGAAAAAAATTCTCAACAAGGGCACTGAAAGCTACACCGTGATGATCGATGCTACCCGCTCGGGGGACAACGAGGATGCGCTGGTCCATATAGACTTTTACGCGATCGATCTGATTCGCGACGAGATGGTCTTTCAAGCGCGACGCCCGCCGGGTGCCGAGGCAACCGTGACGTATGAATTCCCCCGGGGGAAATACATGCTCTACGCGACGGCCTTCGATCGCTTCGGAGCCAACTCGCAGCCCAAGAAGCGCGGACTCATCGTCCGCTAA
- a CDS encoding alpha/beta fold hydrolase, with protein MSRKEISFSASGGTQLRGVLYLPEQDTPCAGVVMAHGFSAVKEMCLPDLAEFLSVSGLAVLLYDHRNLGESGGDPRQEINPWAQTIDYQHALAWMAAHPQVDSGRLAVYGRSFSGGEVLVLGSVDATIRAVVANAPLAGMPGTDYRDTAHAWTKIRDALAAPGPEALSRSAQAPPMELAVVDDPEGSTRPAFLPQEEAAAWFLRHGGSVKSTWRNEVTLANAFDCDPPFDPGQCIAHLQAPLLMVVATEDRLALTSVALDAFARAPEPKQLEMVSGDHFVAYEGVAFTQVATVVRDFLHRHLAAE; from the coding sequence ATGTCCCGAAAAGAGATTTCTTTTTCCGCCAGTGGAGGTACGCAGCTTCGCGGAGTCCTCTACCTTCCCGAACAGGACACGCCGTGCGCCGGGGTTGTCATGGCGCACGGGTTTTCCGCGGTAAAGGAAATGTGTCTCCCGGACCTTGCCGAATTTCTCTCGGTCTCGGGCCTGGCTGTTCTGCTTTATGATCATCGGAATCTGGGGGAGAGCGGGGGAGATCCGCGTCAGGAGATCAATCCGTGGGCACAGACCATCGATTATCAGCACGCATTGGCGTGGATGGCGGCTCATCCGCAGGTCGATTCTGGGCGACTGGCGGTTTATGGCAGGAGTTTCAGCGGGGGCGAGGTTTTGGTGCTTGGCTCGGTGGATGCCACGATTCGCGCGGTGGTTGCCAATGCTCCTCTCGCGGGAATGCCCGGCACAGACTATCGCGATACCGCCCATGCCTGGACCAAGATTCGGGATGCCCTGGCCGCTCCGGGTCCGGAGGCGCTGTCCAGAAGCGCTCAGGCACCGCCGATGGAATTGGCTGTGGTTGACGATCCCGAGGGATCGACTCGTCCCGCCTTCCTTCCTCAGGAAGAAGCAGCCGCCTGGTTCCTCCGGCATGGTGGTTCCGTCAAATCGACCTGGCGGAATGAAGTGACGCTAGCCAATGCTTTTGACTGTGACCCTCCGTTTGATCCGGGCCAGTGCATCGCTCATTTGCAGGCTCCTCTGCTGATGGTCGTGGCTACCGAAGACCGGCTTGCCCTGACCTCTGTGGCGCTCGATGCATTTGCGCGAGCCCCCGAGCCCAAACAATTGGAAATGGTCAGCGGCGACCATTTTGTGGCTTACGAGGGCGTAGCGTTCACGCAGGTCGCCACCGTGGTTCGGGATTTCCTGCACCGGCATCTAGCGGCCGAGTAG
- a CDS encoding DNA-3-methyladenine glycosylase — MPIDRQICAEGARHLRRVDPTLAEVIGKIGPCTLRVRRDRFASLAQSILSQQVSTQAAATIGRRLAAAAGGRICPEALAGLTDEEIRGAGVSPQKLRYIRDLCDRTADGRIQLSRLGHLSDARVIETLTCVKGIGVWTAQMFLIFVLGRTDILPCGDLGVQNAMQQLYGLAERPSPPEMEAIAALWHPYASIGSWYCWRSLD, encoded by the coding sequence ATGCCTATCGATCGTCAGATATGCGCCGAGGGCGCCCGTCATCTAAGGCGCGTGGACCCCACTTTGGCAGAGGTCATCGGAAAGATCGGCCCGTGCACCCTGCGGGTGCGCCGGGATCGCTTTGCCTCGCTCGCGCAATCGATTCTATCCCAACAAGTCTCGACGCAGGCCGCAGCCACGATTGGCCGACGCCTGGCGGCAGCCGCCGGCGGGCGAATCTGCCCGGAAGCACTCGCGGGGTTGACCGACGAGGAGATCCGGGGTGCCGGGGTGAGTCCCCAGAAACTTCGCTATATCCGCGACCTTTGCGATCGGACCGCCGACGGACGCATCCAGCTTTCGCGCCTCGGCCACCTTTCCGATGCCCGAGTCATCGAGACCTTGACCTGCGTGAAGGGAATCGGAGTCTGGACCGCTCAAATGTTTCTGATTTTCGTTCTCGGAAGAACCGATATTCTGCCTTGCGGCGATTTGGGCGTCCAGAATGCGATGCAACAACTCTATGGACTCGCCGAGCGGCCCTCACCACCCGAGATGGAGGCCATCGCGGCCCTCTGGCACCCTTATGCCTCGATCGGCTCCTGGTATTGCTGGCGCTCTCTGGACTGA
- a CDS encoding fatty acid CoA ligase family protein has protein sequence MRKDTIFLTLGIMSWRMRPPKSRQSCAIFWKDTPDGRSIVNVASLVLERARQDPAAVAIHYPVSARGQKVSYAGATNRELDRESDAIARGLAKAGVTRGMRTAVMVPPDRSFFALMLGLLKMGAVPVVVDPGIGLRRLSRCFSDAEPEAFVGIPRARLACRLFGWGRRTIRIRVTVGRLGTPGETTLAGLCREGLSEEAYPVADTNGDDLAAILFTSGSTGAPKGVLYTHQNFAAQVEAIRELAGHPQGEVDLPTFPPFALFDPALGMTAVVPDMDPTRPGSVDPRRIFSAAEQFSATNLFGSPALLDTVGRYGIAHGMRFSTLRRVVSAGAPVSAAIMERFLQVLPDGARVLTPYGATECLPVSCIGSDEVLGETGELTDQGAGVCVGRPVPSVEVRILAISEQAFAVHESKRELPQGEIGEIIVTGPQVTRGYYHLDEETRAAKMKDASGQLWHRMGDVGYFDADGRLWYCGRKADRVEASNGTMFSIPCEAIFDRHPQVRRTALVGVPDGSASRPVLCVELEPEVRRYERSRVVEELLALGAGYPSTRDIRDIFFHRKFPVDIRHNAKIGRPELQRWATRQSSPRAWSRGAGA, from the coding sequence ATGCGGAAGGACACCATTTTCCTGACGCTGGGCATTATGTCCTGGAGGATGCGGCCGCCGAAATCCCGCCAATCCTGCGCGATTTTCTGGAAAGACACCCCTGACGGGCGCTCGATAGTGAACGTCGCCTCGCTAGTTCTCGAACGTGCCCGCCAGGACCCTGCCGCCGTGGCCATCCACTACCCGGTGAGTGCCCGGGGTCAGAAGGTCTCCTATGCCGGCGCGACCAACCGGGAACTGGACCGCGAAAGCGATGCAATCGCGCGAGGATTGGCGAAGGCTGGTGTGACCCGGGGCATGCGGACCGCAGTGATGGTGCCGCCCGATCGCAGCTTTTTCGCGCTCATGCTCGGTTTGTTGAAGATGGGTGCGGTGCCGGTGGTGGTCGATCCGGGAATTGGTTTGCGCCGTCTGTCTCGTTGCTTTTCCGACGCCGAGCCGGAGGCTTTTGTCGGGATTCCCCGTGCACGTTTGGCTTGCCGCCTGTTCGGTTGGGGCCGCCGTACGATTCGGATCCGGGTGACGGTTGGCCGTCTGGGTACTCCGGGAGAGACGACCCTGGCCGGCCTTTGTCGTGAAGGCCTGTCGGAAGAAGCCTACCCGGTGGCTGATACCAACGGCGATGATCTCGCAGCGATTCTCTTTACCAGCGGCAGCACCGGTGCCCCCAAGGGCGTGCTTTATACGCATCAGAATTTCGCAGCGCAGGTGGAGGCCATCCGTGAACTTGCCGGGCACCCGCAGGGTGAGGTCGATCTGCCAACTTTCCCGCCCTTTGCACTTTTCGATCCTGCATTGGGAATGACCGCGGTCGTCCCGGATATGGACCCGACTCGTCCCGGATCCGTTGACCCACGAAGGATATTCTCTGCAGCAGAGCAATTTTCGGCGACGAATCTTTTTGGTTCGCCAGCGCTCCTCGATACTGTCGGGCGTTATGGAATTGCGCATGGGATGCGATTCTCGACTCTCAGGCGGGTCGTTTCGGCGGGTGCTCCAGTCTCTGCGGCGATCATGGAGCGTTTTCTTCAGGTGCTTCCTGACGGGGCCCGCGTCTTGACGCCTTACGGGGCCACCGAATGTCTTCCCGTATCCTGCATTGGCAGCGATGAGGTTCTGGGAGAGACCGGGGAACTGACCGATCAGGGCGCTGGAGTTTGTGTCGGGCGCCCGGTCCCTTCGGTGGAAGTTCGGATCCTTGCGATCTCCGAGCAGGCCTTTGCCGTTCATGAGTCGAAGCGCGAACTTCCGCAGGGGGAAATCGGTGAGATTATCGTCACGGGCCCTCAGGTCACCCGTGGGTATTATCATCTGGACGAAGAGACTCGGGCCGCCAAGATGAAAGATGCCTCGGGCCAGTTGTGGCACCGAATGGGAGATGTTGGCTATTTCGATGCAGACGGTCGGCTCTGGTACTGCGGTCGAAAGGCTGACCGTGTCGAAGCGAGCAATGGAACGATGTTCAGCATCCCCTGCGAGGCGATCTTCGACCGTCATCCTCAGGTGCGCCGGACTGCTCTGGTCGGTGTTCCTGACGGATCAGCATCGCGTCCTGTGCTTTGCGTCGAACTGGAACCCGAGGTGAGGCGATACGAGAGGTCCCGAGTCGTCGAGGAGTTGTTGGCTTTGGGGGCGGGGTATCCTTCCACGCGGGATATCCGTGATATTTTCTTCCACCGAAAATTCCCGGTCGATATTCGTCATAATGCCAAGATCGGCCGTCCGGAACTTCAGCGGTGGGCGACTCGGCAATCGAGCCCGCGTGCGTGGTCCCGAGGCGCTGGGGCATGA
- a CDS encoding 3-oxoacyl-ACP synthase III produces the protein MNFDNLSIVSVRHVDAPHSITSAAIQSELEETMERLGMPPNLLESVAGIRERRYWDEGVQPSDAATLAAEAVLADSGLDRSCLGIIVNTSVCRDYVEPSTACLVHGNLGLPATCMNMDVGNACLAFLNGMEVVGNMIERGQIDYGMIVDAESSRFLVESTIERLRRPETDLATFRDEFASLTTGSGAVAMILARADLVPDGHRFRGTFSLAATEHNRLCVGQVERGITDTKGLMVEGVELSRKTWAGARQHLGFEASDVDQYCLHQVSQRHAEQLAESLELDVAKTLLIVDLFGNIGPASVPIVLSKALDLGRIQKGNRIVLAGIGSGLNCTVGEIIW, from the coding sequence ATGAATTTCGACAACCTATCGATTGTGAGCGTGCGCCATGTGGACGCCCCGCACAGCATCACCTCGGCCGCAATCCAGAGCGAACTCGAAGAAACCATGGAACGACTGGGCATGCCGCCCAATCTGCTCGAATCAGTCGCCGGCATTCGCGAGCGCCGCTATTGGGACGAGGGAGTCCAGCCCAGTGATGCGGCAACTCTGGCGGCCGAAGCGGTTCTGGCCGATTCTGGTCTCGACCGATCCTGTTTGGGGATCATCGTGAACACCTCGGTTTGTCGAGATTACGTCGAGCCATCCACGGCCTGCCTGGTCCATGGAAATCTTGGCTTGCCGGCTACCTGCATGAATATGGATGTGGGCAATGCCTGTCTTGCTTTTCTCAATGGAATGGAAGTCGTCGGCAATATGATCGAACGGGGCCAGATCGATTACGGGATGATTGTGGATGCCGAATCGAGCCGTTTTCTGGTGGAATCGACAATCGAGCGCTTGAGACGACCGGAGACGGACCTCGCGACCTTCCGTGACGAGTTTGCCTCGCTGACCACCGGTTCGGGAGCGGTTGCGATGATTCTGGCTCGCGCGGACCTGGTGCCGGATGGACATCGCTTCCGCGGGACGTTCAGTCTGGCGGCCACCGAGCATAACCGGCTGTGCGTCGGGCAAGTCGAGCGCGGGATCACCGACACCAAGGGCTTGATGGTCGAGGGTGTGGAGTTGTCACGAAAGACCTGGGCTGGCGCCCGCCAGCATCTTGGTTTCGAGGCCTCCGATGTCGATCAATATTGTCTCCATCAGGTCAGTCAGCGCCATGCCGAGCAGTTGGCGGAGAGTTTGGAATTGGACGTGGCGAAGACACTTCTGATTGTGGATCTGTTCGGCAATATAGGTCCGGCGTCGGTGCCGATCGTGCTGTCGAAAGCACTCGACCTCGGGCGAATTCAAAAAGGTAATCGGATTGTTCTTGCCGGGATCGGTAGCGGTCTGAACTGCACGGTTGGCGAAATCATCTGGTGA
- a CDS encoding alpha/beta fold hydrolase, producing MREPAHVARSLYPFAGRYLDRHGLRYHYLDEGEGQPVVMVHGNPTWSFYFRNLVLELRRDHRVLVPDHMGCGYSDKPAADRYGYRLEDRIDDLEALLDSLDLQEPVTLVAHDWGGMIAMGWAARHPDQVGRIVLMNTAAFHLPDDMSMPPMLSFVRDTRLAAFLVRRANLFSRGAGWIAPRKRLSREVRNAYAAPYNSPENRLATLRFVQDIPLRPGDPSYETVSQVERGLALFTSTPVLLLWGDQDFVFGPKVMGVFEKYWPHAEGHHFPDAGHYVLEDAAAEIPPILRDFLERHP from the coding sequence GTGAGAGAGCCGGCGCACGTCGCACGGTCCCTCTATCCGTTTGCGGGCCGCTACCTTGATCGTCACGGTCTTCGTTATCATTACCTCGATGAAGGAGAGGGCCAGCCCGTGGTCATGGTGCACGGGAATCCGACCTGGTCGTTTTATTTTCGGAATCTGGTGCTGGAGCTCAGGCGCGACCATCGGGTTCTGGTGCCTGACCATATGGGCTGTGGCTACTCCGACAAGCCTGCTGCCGATCGCTATGGCTACCGGCTCGAGGATCGAATCGATGATCTCGAAGCCTTGCTGGATTCGTTGGATCTTCAGGAGCCGGTTACGCTGGTGGCACACGATTGGGGGGGCATGATCGCGATGGGCTGGGCTGCACGCCATCCCGATCAGGTGGGACGAATCGTTTTGATGAATACCGCGGCCTTTCATTTGCCCGACGATATGTCGATGCCGCCAATGTTATCCTTTGTCCGCGATACCCGATTGGCGGCATTTCTGGTCCGACGGGCAAACCTCTTCAGTCGCGGTGCCGGGTGGATTGCTCCCCGCAAGAGACTGTCGCGCGAGGTGCGGAATGCCTACGCCGCGCCTTATAATTCCCCGGAGAATCGTTTGGCGACACTGCGCTTCGTGCAAGATATTCCGCTTCGTCCGGGGGACCCTTCCTACGAGACCGTCAGTCAGGTCGAGCGTGGTCTGGCGCTATTTACCAGCACCCCTGTCTTGCTTCTTTGGGGGGATCAGGATTTTGTTTTCGGGCCCAAGGTGATGGGAGTTTTCGAGAAATATTGGCCTCATGCGGAAGGACACCATTTTCCTGACGCTGGGCATTATGTCCTGGAGGATGCGGCCGCCGAAATCCCGCCAATCCTGCGCGATTTTCTGGAAAGACACCCCTGA